One window of Tepidanaerobacter acetatoxydans Re1 genomic DNA carries:
- a CDS encoding anti-sigma factor domain-containing protein yields MKGIIVDLDGKYIIVANSKGDFKRVYNNYPGCQIGDEITIKESRTAFLEPMLSSVFAKRALAAVACFLIMIIGSYGIYGYVSPVTYVTVDINPSVEFSINRYDLVLKAYGLNDEGNSIVGDGREYKNMKLDAALNLLLVRAAEFNYLNKNTNTVMLTASNVKDSISPNIQKQLEEISKNGFQAETANTSGGEIKTEDVEAKNNNAAESAKSDLDIIVESTTFEKHQAAKKLNISQGKLVLYDKLKEVKPDISLKRVKETPVTQIIKELEQASNEQIKKFDQKGNDNIYNKQQWKEIKTLKKDIKNQYKDIKKNNKFLPKEENRKNQEQLIKAIKDKIKQTEKDSKTRIKLNNRSNKGQKKFNKKRNGN; encoded by the coding sequence TTGAAAGGTATCATAGTTGACCTTGATGGCAAATATATCATTGTAGCCAACAGCAAGGGCGATTTTAAAAGGGTATATAACAATTATCCCGGATGCCAGATAGGTGATGAAATAACCATTAAAGAAAGCAGAACAGCCTTTTTGGAACCTATGCTATCATCTGTATTTGCAAAGAGGGCTTTAGCTGCTGTAGCATGTTTTCTTATCATGATTATTGGAAGTTATGGTATATATGGCTATGTAAGTCCTGTTACATATGTAACGGTTGATATTAACCCCAGTGTAGAATTTTCAATAAACAGATATGATTTGGTGCTTAAGGCATATGGCTTAAATGATGAAGGGAATTCCATAGTGGGCGATGGCCGTGAATATAAAAATATGAAGCTTGACGCAGCACTTAATTTGCTGCTTGTGCGGGCGGCAGAGTTTAATTACTTAAATAAAAATACAAATACCGTTATGCTTACGGCGTCTAATGTAAAAGATTCCATATCTCCAAATATACAAAAACAATTAGAGGAAATATCTAAAAACGGATTTCAAGCAGAAACGGCAAATACATCCGGCGGTGAAATAAAAACTGAAGATGTGGAAGCAAAGAACAATAATGCTGCAGAATCAGCCAAATCCGACTTAGATATAATAGTAGAAAGTACAACTTTTGAAAAACACCAAGCGGCAAAGAAGCTGAACATATCTCAAGGTAAATTGGTATTATATGACAAATTGAAAGAAGTGAAACCGGATATTTCATTAAAGCGTGTAAAAGAAACTCCAGTGACTCAAATCATTAAAGAACTGGAACAGGCAAGTAATGAGCAAATTAAAAAATTCGATCAAAAAGGTAATGATAATATCTATAATAAGCAGCAATGGAAAGAAATAAAGACATTGAAGAAAGACATAAAAAACCAATACAAGGATATAAAAAAGAATAATAAATTTCTACCAAAAGAGGAAAACAGAAAAAACCAAGAGCAGCTGATAAAAGCAATAAAGGATAAGATAAAGCAAACTGAAAAAGACTCAAAAACGAGAATAAAGCTAAATAATAGAAGTAATAAAGGTCAGAAAAAGTTTAATAAAAAGCGCAACGGAAATTAG
- the sigI gene encoding RNA polymerase sigma-I factor produces the protein MKNYQSLNERVIDIKNNNQEVSRLIEEYKPFIASTVENHLGRYVEYGVDDELSIAMIAFHEAIKKYDITKGNFLSFARVTVKRRLIDYYRKEQRKSSRVVHAEPIQQQDDESIDIFAAESVKEYTEAQISQWRRLEIQEIKKELELWGISFSDVAKSSPKQEGTKQTYLKAIDFIVNNPEILDIVKQRKYLPIGKITSALKISRKSIERGRNYIVAAVLILSGDYQFINEYIKWR, from the coding sequence ATGAAGAATTATCAGAGCCTGAATGAGAGGGTTATTGACATAAAAAATAATAATCAAGAAGTCAGTCGGCTGATTGAAGAATATAAGCCGTTTATAGCATCGACGGTGGAAAACCACCTTGGAAGGTATGTTGAATATGGAGTTGATGATGAACTTAGTATTGCTATGATAGCTTTTCATGAGGCCATCAAGAAATATGATATAACAAAGGGAAATTTCCTATCTTTTGCTAGAGTTACCGTAAAGCGCAGGCTTATAGACTATTACAGAAAAGAACAGAGAAAAAGCAGTCGGGTAGTACATGCCGAACCAATCCAGCAGCAGGATGACGAATCAATTGATATTTTTGCTGCTGAATCTGTAAAAGAATATACCGAAGCACAAATAAGTCAATGGAGAAGACTAGAAATTCAGGAAATTAAAAAAGAACTGGAACTGTGGGGAATATCCTTTTCTGATGTCGCTAAGAGTTCGCCCAAACAAGAAGGCACCAAACAAACCTATCTTAAAGCCATAGATTTTATTGTGAATAACCCTGAAATATTAGATATAGTCAAGCAAAGAAAGTATTTACCAATTGGAAAAATTACATCGGCTCTAAAAATATCCCGAAAGAGTATTGAAAGAGGTCGAAATTATATAGTAGCAGCAGTGTTGATTTTATCAGGAGATTATCAGTTTATCAATGAGTATATAAAGTGGAGGTGA
- the wecB gene encoding non-hydrolyzing UDP-N-acetylglucosamine 2-epimerase, with protein MDKIKILVIFGTRPEAIKMAPLVQELKKRDNFQCEVAITAQHREMLDQVLSLFNIKADYDLNIMTEKQTLFSITTSALLGLGKVLDKVKPDMVIVHGDTTTTFAGALAAFYHRIRVGHVEAGLRTHDKWLPFPEEMNRKLTGSLADIHFSPTEIARKNLLEEGVKPEKIVVTGNTVIDALKTTVKQDFIFSTDLLNNLDYKRQKIILVTAHRRENLGKPLANICHALRKLADNFPEVKIIYPVHLNPAVRDTVFDILGGHERILLLKPLDTDEMHNLMAHCYMVVTDSGGLQEEAPSLGKPVLVLRNETERPEAVKAGTVKIIGTESETIYEEARKLLTDKDEYEQMANAINPYGDGHASERIADFLLYYFGINKDKPAEFKAQY; from the coding sequence TTGGACAAAATAAAAATTCTGGTGATTTTTGGTACAAGACCTGAAGCTATAAAAATGGCACCATTGGTGCAAGAACTTAAAAAAAGAGATAATTTTCAGTGTGAGGTAGCGATTACAGCTCAACACCGGGAAATGTTGGATCAGGTGCTGAGCCTTTTTAACATAAAAGCCGACTATGATTTAAATATAATGACCGAAAAGCAAACATTATTCAGTATTACAACAAGTGCCCTCCTTGGTTTAGGAAAAGTCTTGGATAAGGTAAAGCCTGATATGGTAATAGTTCATGGTGATACCACCACTACATTTGCCGGTGCTTTGGCAGCTTTTTATCATCGAATTAGGGTTGGGCATGTTGAAGCAGGCCTTAGAACTCACGACAAATGGCTTCCGTTTCCCGAAGAAATGAACAGAAAGCTCACAGGCTCCCTTGCCGACATACACTTTTCACCTACTGAAATTGCTCGAAAAAATCTCTTGGAAGAGGGAGTAAAACCGGAAAAAATAGTGGTTACCGGTAATACGGTAATAGATGCATTAAAAACTACGGTAAAACAAGATTTTATTTTTTCTACTGATTTGCTAAATAATCTAGACTATAAAAGGCAGAAAATTATTCTGGTTACAGCCCATCGTCGGGAGAACTTGGGCAAACCTTTGGCTAATATTTGTCATGCCCTTCGAAAATTAGCGGATAACTTTCCCGAAGTCAAAATAATATATCCAGTGCACTTAAATCCGGCTGTAAGGGATACTGTTTTTGATATTCTGGGCGGGCATGAGCGCATACTACTCCTTAAACCTTTAGATACCGATGAAATGCATAACCTAATGGCTCATTGCTATATGGTAGTTACCGATTCGGGCGGCCTTCAGGAAGAAGCTCCGTCTTTGGGTAAACCGGTGCTGGTCTTAAGAAATGAAACCGAAAGACCGGAAGCTGTTAAAGCCGGCACTGTTAAGATAATTGGTACAGAAAGTGAAACCATTTATGAAGAAGCAAGGAAGCTTTTAACAGATAAAGATGAATATGAACAAATGGCTAATGCTATAAATCCTTATGGTGATGGTCATGCCTCGGAAAGAATTGCAGATTTTTTACTTTATTATTTTGGGATTAATAAGGATAAACCGGCAGAATTTAAAGCTCAATATTAA
- a CDS encoding glycosyltransferase family 4 protein, producing the protein MQHYIYGFLMSMVLAYLVTPFVMKLSWKIGAIDVPTDTRRVHKKPMPRLGGLAIYISFVVVGLITLPLNLPYVQGIFLGATIIVIVGILDDIYDLPAKVKLLGQIAAAVVLLLFGIKVQLITNPLGGMILLGKLAIPATLFWVVGITNTLNFIDGLDGLAAGIAGIAAFTMMLVNLSLEQANGALIMALLAGAAIGFLPYNFNPAKIFMGDTGAMFLGFVLAAQAIEGAVKSATAIALIVPILALGLPIFDTAYAILRRFVNGKPLMQADKGHVHHRLMAIGLSQKQAVLYMYVISISLGICSVVLAMIGIKQAAAVFALVIFMLLVSVRYINITVEAKKSTHGM; encoded by the coding sequence TTGCAACATTACATATACGGTTTTTTGATGTCAATGGTTTTGGCATACTTAGTGACACCGTTTGTAATGAAACTTTCTTGGAAAATTGGAGCTATTGATGTACCTACTGATACCCGAAGAGTTCATAAAAAACCAATGCCTAGGCTTGGCGGTCTTGCCATTTATATTTCTTTTGTGGTAGTAGGGTTAATAACTTTACCTTTAAATCTTCCTTATGTACAGGGGATATTTTTAGGTGCAACCATAATTGTAATAGTTGGAATTTTAGATGATATCTACGACCTTCCCGCTAAAGTAAAGCTGTTGGGGCAAATTGCAGCTGCAGTAGTGCTGCTGCTTTTTGGTATAAAAGTACAGTTGATTACAAATCCGCTCGGAGGCATGATTCTCCTTGGGAAATTAGCCATTCCCGCAACCTTATTTTGGGTAGTGGGGATTACCAATACACTAAATTTTATTGACGGACTTGACGGGTTGGCGGCCGGAATTGCCGGAATTGCCGCTTTTACTATGATGCTGGTAAATTTGAGTCTTGAACAGGCTAATGGAGCTCTTATAATGGCTCTTCTTGCCGGTGCTGCAATTGGATTTTTGCCATATAATTTTAATCCGGCTAAGATTTTTATGGGTGATACGGGTGCTATGTTTTTAGGTTTCGTTCTGGCTGCCCAAGCTATTGAAGGGGCTGTTAAAAGTGCTACCGCCATAGCCTTGATTGTTCCCATATTAGCCTTAGGGCTGCCTATTTTTGATACAGCTTACGCAATTTTACGCAGGTTTGTAAATGGCAAGCCGTTAATGCAGGCAGATAAAGGTCATGTACATCACAGACTAATGGCTATAGGATTATCTCAGAAACAGGCTGTGCTGTATATGTATGTTATAAGTATTTCGCTGGGGATATGCTCAGTGGTTCTGGCCATGATAGGCATTAAGCAGGCAGCAGCAGTATTCGCCTTAGTAATTTTTATGTTGTTAGTTTCGGTAAGGTATATAAATATAACTGTAGAAGCGAAAAAATCTACTCATGGAATGTAA
- a CDS encoding transketolase family protein has protein sequence MTNMKSPRIAYGEALVELGLKNKQVVVLDADLAHATQTVIFSEKFKDRFFNMGIAEQNMIGVAAGLALSGFIPFASTFAIFGAGRAFEQIRNTVCYPNLNVKIAVTHAGITVGEDGASHQAIEDISLMRSIPNMKVVVPCDAIETKKAIFAAAKIHGPVYIRIARPVAPIITEENTDFKIGKAQILRKGKDLSIFATGLMVDKAMKAANVLYGKGIETTVVNIHTIKPLDEELVLSEAANTGKVITVEEHSIIGGLGSAIAETLIGRLPVKMKRIGLNDTFGQSGNPNALMEYYGLTVENIVKTVNEILN, from the coding sequence ATGACAAATATGAAGTCACCACGCATTGCATATGGAGAAGCTTTGGTCGAACTGGGCCTTAAAAATAAGCAGGTTGTTGTTTTGGATGCAGATCTTGCTCATGCAACACAGACAGTAATCTTTAGCGAAAAGTTTAAAGACAGATTTTTTAATATGGGTATTGCAGAACAAAACATGATTGGAGTTGCAGCTGGTTTAGCCTTATCAGGTTTTATTCCATTTGCCAGCACATTTGCTATATTTGGAGCCGGAAGAGCGTTTGAACAGATAAGAAACACCGTTTGCTATCCAAACCTGAATGTAAAGATTGCTGTTACGCATGCAGGGATAACAGTTGGTGAGGATGGGGCTAGTCATCAAGCTATAGAAGATATTTCACTAATGCGGTCTATTCCGAACATGAAAGTTGTAGTCCCCTGTGATGCGATAGAAACCAAAAAAGCTATTTTTGCCGCAGCGAAAATACATGGCCCGGTATATATAAGAATTGCAAGGCCGGTAGCTCCGATCATAACTGAAGAAAATACTGATTTTAAAATAGGTAAGGCTCAAATTTTGAGGAAGGGGAAGGATTTATCTATTTTTGCCACAGGATTAATGGTGGATAAAGCCATGAAAGCGGCTAATGTCTTATATGGCAAAGGGATAGAAACTACGGTAGTAAATATTCATACAATTAAACCGCTCGACGAAGAATTAGTATTAAGCGAAGCTGCAAACACAGGGAAAGTAATTACGGTAGAAGAACATTCAATAATTGGAGGTTTAGGATCTGCTATAGCTGAAACTCTTATAGGGAGACTACCGGTTAAAATGAAAAGAATAGGCCTAAACGATACTTTCGGTCAATCGGGCAATCCAAATGCGTTGATGGAATATTATGGGTTAACTGTAGAAAATATAGTTAAAACAGTTAATGAGATACTAAACTAA
- a CDS encoding transketolase, with product MQENIQVNELPSSDLHFISSEVRKDVIKMLGKANSGHPGGSLSIVDILVTLYYRVMKVDPKKPDWEDRDRLVLSKGHGCPALYSVLARRGYFNMDQLGTLRQLGSILQGHPDMKRTPGIDVSVGSLGQGLSVAVGLALGARLKNKDYKIYAIIGDGEMQEGQIWEALMASIHYKLDNLTIVLDYNKLQIDGTNNEVLSLGNVKDRMQAFGFNVYEIDGHNYDEIYGALSALAISQKPKFIIAHTIKGKGVSFMENKVEWHGKAPNNEEITKALIELGGKSI from the coding sequence ATGCAAGAGAATATACAAGTAAACGAACTGCCTTCAAGTGATCTACATTTTATTAGCAGTGAAGTGCGAAAAGATGTAATTAAAATGCTTGGAAAAGCAAACTCCGGACATCCCGGCGGTTCACTGTCTATAGTAGATATTTTAGTAACATTATATTATAGAGTTATGAAGGTTGATCCGAAAAAACCTGATTGGGAAGATAGAGATCGTTTAGTATTAAGTAAAGGTCATGGATGCCCTGCTTTGTATTCTGTTTTGGCTCGTAGAGGTTACTTTAATATGGACCAGCTTGGTACGCTCAGGCAATTAGGATCAATACTTCAAGGTCATCCTGACATGAAAAGGACTCCCGGCATCGACGTATCGGTGGGATCATTAGGACAAGGATTATCAGTAGCGGTAGGGCTAGCTTTGGGAGCCAGATTAAAAAATAAGGATTATAAAATTTATGCTATTATTGGTGATGGGGAAATGCAGGAAGGTCAGATATGGGAAGCATTAATGGCATCGATTCATTATAAACTTGATAATCTTACAATTGTATTGGATTATAATAAACTTCAGATCGATGGGACAAATAATGAAGTGCTGAGTCTTGGTAATGTTAAAGATCGCATGCAAGCTTTTGGATTTAATGTTTATGAAATAGATGGCCACAATTATGATGAAATATACGGTGCATTATCTGCATTAGCAATTTCTCAAAAGCCCAAATTTATAATTGCACATACCATAAAAGGTAAAGGTGTTTCATTTATGGAAAATAAAGTAGAATGGCATGGGAAAGCCCCGAACAATGAAGAAATTACAAAGGCTCTTATAGAACTAGGAGGCAAATCAATATGA
- a CDS encoding carbohydrate ABC transporter permease yields MKKSKFAKNLLFFYIPLVLLIIFALFPYLWTFLTSIKPEKELYTPALQYLPRQPTLENYITLFNKTNFFKSMGNSFLVAGVTSIISLLVSILAAYSFARFNFKGKMFFMVSFLLINMFPPVLLLTPLFTIMQRLNLLYTPYSLIIAYSTFTIPFSVWLLTGYIQDLPVSLEEAAMVDGCSRLGAFFRITLPLTIPGIIATGIYIFITAWNEFIFALMFTNEATRTLPVALQTFIGQFEIQWGLLTAGGVITTIPVVVLFMFVQKSLVEGLTAGAVKE; encoded by the coding sequence GTGAAGAAATCTAAATTTGCCAAAAACCTGCTATTCTTTTATATTCCGTTGGTACTACTCATAATTTTTGCTCTATTTCCCTACCTCTGGACTTTTCTTACATCGATAAAACCAGAAAAAGAGCTTTATACGCCGGCTTTACAATACTTACCCCGACAGCCAACTTTAGAGAATTATATAACTCTTTTTAACAAAACAAACTTTTTTAAAAGCATGGGTAACAGCTTTTTAGTAGCTGGAGTTACATCTATTATTAGCCTGTTAGTATCTATTCTTGCAGCGTATTCATTTGCTCGATTTAATTTTAAAGGGAAAATGTTTTTCATGGTTTCCTTCTTGCTTATAAATATGTTTCCGCCTGTATTACTTTTAACCCCTCTATTTACTATTATGCAAAGGCTCAACCTATTATATACTCCATATTCCCTTATTATTGCCTATTCGACTTTTACAATACCTTTTTCAGTTTGGCTTTTAACAGGATATATACAGGATTTACCCGTATCTTTAGAAGAAGCAGCAATGGTTGATGGATGTAGTAGACTTGGAGCATTTTTTAGAATAACTTTACCATTAACCATTCCTGGAATTATAGCTACAGGCATTTATATTTTTATTACTGCTTGGAATGAATTTATTTTTGCTTTGATGTTTACTAACGAAGCTACTAGAACATTGCCTGTAGCTCTTCAGACATTTATCGGGCAGTTTGAAATCCAGTGGGGTTTATTAACTGCAGGAGGTGTCATAACAACAATTCCGGTTGTAGTTTTGTTTATGTTTGTTCAAAAAAGTCTGGTAGAAGGTTTGACTGCAGGTGCTGTGAAAGAATAG
- a CDS encoding carbohydrate ABC transporter permease encodes MRKSRLNITPYLLVAPAFILMILIVGYPILNSIYMSFLDYTLYKPKNIEFVGLANYLKVLNDPIFKEALLNTILWVVFGVFFQFLFGLILAMLLNREFKGRGFIRSIILIPWVTPGVLIGLMWTWMYDGNYGVINDILSKLHIIDNYIPWLASSNTALASVIVTIIWQGIPFFAIMLLTGLQAIPIELYEAAHVDGASSWRTFWHITMPLLKPTILVSSLLRIIWVANSVDVIYTMTGGGPGYSTHTLSVYTYIKAQKALDFGYSSTLAIYLTLILSSVAFLYLKNLNLKEVR; translated from the coding sequence ATGAGAAAATCACGACTTAACATAACACCGTATTTGCTTGTGGCACCAGCCTTTATCTTAATGATTCTAATAGTAGGTTATCCGATACTTAATTCGATTTATATGAGTTTTTTGGATTACACTTTATATAAACCTAAAAATATAGAATTTGTTGGACTTGCAAACTATTTAAAAGTGTTGAATGATCCGATATTTAAAGAGGCCTTGCTAAATACTATTCTGTGGGTTGTATTTGGAGTATTTTTCCAATTTTTGTTTGGTTTAATCCTAGCAATGCTTTTAAACAGGGAATTTAAAGGAAGAGGTTTTATAAGATCAATTATATTGATTCCATGGGTTACCCCTGGTGTTTTAATTGGTCTTATGTGGACATGGATGTATGATGGAAACTATGGTGTAATAAATGACATTCTTTCGAAACTGCATATTATAGATAACTATATTCCATGGCTAGCCAGCTCTAATACTGCACTGGCATCAGTTATAGTAACCATTATATGGCAAGGTATTCCATTTTTTGCTATCATGCTTCTGACAGGTCTTCAAGCTATACCTATAGAACTCTATGAAGCTGCTCATGTAGACGGGGCTAGTAGCTGGCGCACTTTTTGGCATATAACAATGCCGTTGCTCAAACCTACAATCCTTGTTTCGTCGCTACTGAGAATCATATGGGTAGCTAATTCCGTTGATGTAATATACACCATGACAGGTGGAGGCCCAGGATACAGCACACATACTTTAAGTGTTTATACCTATATAAAAGCTCAAAAAGCTTTAGATTTTGGTTATTCATCAACATTAGCAATATATCTTACTTTGATACTTTCTTCAGTTGCGTTTTTGTATTTAAAAAATTTGAATTTAAAGGAGGTAAGGTGA
- a CDS encoding ABC transporter substrate-binding protein translates to MKKGYKKYFSLIVILLLLTSLITGCGDTNTADSSDQGKEEIVKLKHWLWLDDPNDPTFSQLVEEFNNTHPNIQVEVEVIGWNDFHTKLLNSVTGGSGPDTSSFKLTWQPEFIGQDALMPLNDFLKEWPGKDDVAENLWDVMEYEDGNNYVMPWELQVLYMYYRPSMFEEVGAEIPDTWDEFLEIAKKLTKDTDGDGKVDQYAFAMRGARGGHEPWASFILSNVPENTFFDDEGNCTLTYPEAIEANELFLDLYKKYKVVPPTAVADGFNEIITNFKSGKAAMVIHHIKSSNGMIEQFGDDVDAFPVPAGPHGRWTSMGDTENVIYKSTKHPQEAFIFVSWLSEKEQIERWCKATGNVPVLKSLQDQDYFKENRFMVASFESMPYAHVFPINENMGEWIESLWPATTQQALEGKISSKKMMEILAEGMTK, encoded by the coding sequence ATGAAAAAAGGCTATAAAAAGTACTTTAGTCTTATAGTGATTTTACTTTTATTGACGAGTCTTATAACTGGTTGCGGAGATACCAATACAGCTGATTCTTCGGATCAAGGAAAAGAAGAAATTGTAAAATTGAAACATTGGTTGTGGCTTGATGATCCAAACGATCCAACATTTTCTCAGCTGGTGGAAGAATTTAATAATACACATCCTAATATTCAAGTAGAAGTAGAAGTTATTGGATGGAATGACTTCCATACAAAATTATTAAACAGTGTAACTGGTGGCAGCGGGCCAGATACTTCATCATTTAAATTAACTTGGCAGCCGGAATTCATAGGTCAAGATGCGCTTATGCCTCTTAATGATTTTTTGAAAGAGTGGCCAGGGAAAGATGATGTTGCGGAAAACCTGTGGGATGTAATGGAATACGAAGATGGGAATAATTACGTAATGCCGTGGGAACTTCAGGTGCTTTATATGTATTATAGGCCTAGTATGTTTGAAGAGGTAGGAGCAGAAATACCAGATACATGGGATGAATTTCTAGAAATTGCTAAGAAACTTACCAAAGATACAGACGGGGATGGCAAAGTCGATCAATATGCTTTTGCCATGCGAGGGGCTAGAGGTGGACATGAGCCATGGGCAAGTTTTATTTTATCAAATGTACCAGAAAATACGTTCTTTGATGATGAAGGCAATTGCACATTAACATATCCAGAAGCAATTGAAGCTAATGAGCTTTTCTTGGATTTATATAAAAAATATAAAGTAGTTCCTCCTACTGCGGTCGCTGATGGCTTTAACGAAATTATTACTAATTTCAAATCAGGAAAAGCTGCTATGGTTATACATCATATTAAGTCCTCTAATGGCATGATAGAGCAATTTGGTGATGATGTAGATGCATTTCCGGTACCTGCCGGCCCCCATGGACGATGGACCTCTATGGGCGATACAGAAAATGTAATTTATAAGTCAACTAAACATCCACAAGAAGCTTTTATATTTGTTTCGTGGTTATCCGAAAAAGAGCAAATAGAAAGATGGTGTAAAGCAACTGGAAATGTTCCTGTTTTGAAATCTCTTCAAGATCAGGATTACTTTAAGGAGAATAGATTTATGGTAGCGTCTTTTGAATCAATGCCTTATGCCCACGTGTTTCCAATAAATGAAAATATGGGTGAATGGATAGAATCTTTGTGGCCTGCAACGACCCAACAAGCGCTGGAAGGTAAAATCAGCAGCAAAAAAATGATGGAAATTTTAGCTGAAGGAATGACAAAATAA
- a CDS encoding FadR/GntR family transcriptional regulator, translating into MINVSKVRKNLSNEVANTIIQMIQDNKYKPGSKLPNEMELSEMFDVSRTTIREAVKTLASNNIVKIVRGKGTFVAEKPGLINDPLGVSFIQDKNLILCLFETRLLIEPRVANLAAKRATPGDINKLQSLLIDMEEVINRKENHSDIDIEFHTAIAKATQNPIIERIIPIIIESIIKGYFETVNVPGSPDRALKYHKSIFKAINNSDPEGAEKEMQAHLEATLEDIDIAEKARQRQVNSD; encoded by the coding sequence ATGATAAATGTGTCTAAAGTAAGAAAAAATTTATCTAATGAAGTTGCAAATACAATAATACAGATGATACAAGATAATAAATACAAACCAGGAAGCAAGCTTCCTAATGAAATGGAATTATCGGAGATGTTTGATGTAAGTAGAACAACAATCCGGGAAGCAGTTAAAACTCTTGCGTCTAATAATATAGTAAAGATAGTCCGTGGTAAAGGCACTTTTGTAGCTGAAAAACCAGGCTTAATAAATGATCCCCTAGGTGTAAGTTTTATACAAGATAAAAATTTAATTTTATGCCTATTTGAAACAAGATTATTAATTGAGCCTAGAGTTGCAAATTTAGCTGCAAAAAGAGCTACCCCGGGAGATATAAATAAGCTTCAAAGCTTATTAATAGATATGGAGGAGGTGATCAATAGAAAAGAAAACCACAGTGATATTGATATAGAATTTCACACCGCTATAGCAAAAGCTACACAAAATCCCATAATTGAGCGAATAATACCGATAATTATCGAATCCATCATTAAAGGCTATTTTGAGACGGTCAATGTACCTGGAAGCCCAGACAGGGCTTTAAAGTACCATAAGAGTATATTTAAAGCAATTAACAATAGTGATCCTGAAGGTGCAGAGAAAGAAATGCAAGCACATTTAGAAGCAACCTTAGAAGATATAGACATTGCAGAAAAAGCAAGGCAACGTCAAGTAAATAGTGACTAA